The genomic window TCTCTCAGCTGTGTCTCCCACCAGCACAGTTAACTTGCCCCTGTTCCTGGGAAGTGACAGCAACCTGAAGCAAAGCAATTAGGATGAAAAAGAGGCCCAGCTGCTTGGggccaaaggaaaataaacagaccAGCCCTCTGTGTATTCCACCGCCAAGAGGAGCAATTCTTCACAGGGTGATTAGCACTTCCATTCCAGTCTCCTCCCCTCCACTGAAGGCCGAGAAGCGCTCTATGAGCCACTGCCCCTCTCAGATCCCACTCTTCACAGGCTGTACGCTGGACCACACAGCTCATCACCTCCTCATGAAAGCCTCCGCTAGTcacctgcccacccccaccccctgccagacaCGATACGTCTCTCCTCTGAAATCCAACAGCCTCTCTCGATGGGTTTTTCCTTTGATTGATTGATCAATGCATTCATTCGTTCTTTTGACATCCATTGagcaccattcattcattcatttattaaatatttattaagcccctACTATGTTCTAGTAACTATTCTCAGTCCTGgtgatacagcagtgaacaaacagacaaaaatctctgccctcataaAGCTCTAGTAGGAGGAAACAGACACTAAACAAGTAAAAGTGCAGCATGGTAGACGATGCTAGAGGCTATGGAGAACAAAGCGGGACAAGGGAGCAGGAAATGCAGAAGGGGGAGGCAGGTTTTAAGCAGGGTGCTTAGCAAAGGCCTCAGAGTGAAAGTGACATTGGAGCAAAGGCCTGTAGGAGGTGGGGAGTGAGCCAGGTGGCTAAGTGAGGGGGGTGTGCCTGGCAGAGGGACACCGTGCCAAGGCCCTGAAGCAGGAGTGTGCCCGGTGTCTTTGAAGAATAGCAATGAGGCCAGAGGGAGAGCCGGAGGGGTGAAGTCAGGAAGGAAATGGGGCAGGGGATCCTGAAAGGACTTTGGCTTTCACTGGAGTGAGATGAGGAGCCACCCAAGGGTCTGAGAAGCAACGAGGTCTGGCTGGCATTTCATTAGGATTGCTCTGGCTACCACATGAACAGATGGAAGGGATGCAGGCAGGGAAGGCAGCCCTGGGTGGAGTGTGGGAAGGTCTGATTTCTCCTTTTGGCTCTGTCAGGCAGGCTATATAAACAAAACAGGATAACTTCCAAGGAGAGGAAAGCTTGGGGCTCAGGGCATCCAGAGTCAGCAGCAAGGAGAAAGTTCATGGAAGACTTGAGAGAACTCTAGAGAGTTGGGCTGCAGGGCTGTCACGGAGGTTCAGGAAAATGTTCCTTGCTGTGTTAAGCTGTATGTGTGTATAGATCTCCCTACAAGGACAGACATCTCAGAACGGGCCTCTGGCTGCGATAGAGAGATTTCAAACCCGGCCTTCTGGGCTTAGCAATTCCTAAGCATCTCTGTAATTCGCCCACCTGCACCTGGATTATGCCCCCAAACACCTTCCTGCAGTGAAGTCTAGGTGCCAGGGTATGAGAGGCTGAGGATCCCAAGTCCTGGTTCTAAGTCCTTGCTCTTCCACTTgactggctatgtgactttgggtgaCTCATCTCACCTTTCTGctggtttcctcacctgcaaaccAGGCATGGTGACTGAGGTGCCCGGGGGTGGTGGGTTGTGGGAATAACAACAGAGCCTGACCTGTGAGGCCAGAGGAGAAGGTGGGCTAGATTATAAAACCTCTTCCACATCTCGTGAGAGGGAGGGAGTATCTGTGAAAGTACAAACACCCCCCAGGGCCCTAACCAGTCATTAACACCCTGGTGAGGCACACCTTAGTCTCCCAGCTAGATCCTAAGGCAACAGAACCAGGACAGCTAATTTTCCTGtcgcaggaggaagaggaggagggaagggctgggTCCAGGAGAGCAGATGATCCCAAAGAGGAGGACGTGCAGAGAGAAGAGTAACAGGGAGGGGAGTGTTAGGGACACTGGCAGAAATACTCTGTCCATCTCAGAATGTCAGCCAAGCAGGAAGGCAGCAACAGGAAACAAGCACGTGGCCCTGGGTTCAGAGCCGGGCTCTTCTACTCCCTAGTTGTGCCTCTTTCAGGCTCGTGACCTTTgggtgtttggggtttttttttttcctttaagaggGGAGTTGGGGTGTCGCTGAGCTGCCTACCACTTAAAATTCTTACAAAGCTTAAATAAGTCAACGTGGGAAAGCTCTCTGTGAACACTGTTATCATTAGGCACAAAAGACATCTCAGAAAGGGctgctctggggccggccccatggccgaatggttgagttcacgcgctttgctttggcggcctggggtttcaccagttcagatcctgggcgtggacatggcactgctcatcaggccatgctgaggcggcatcccacatgccacaaatagaaggacccacagctagaatatacaactatgtaccaggggcctttggggaaaaaaaggaaaaataaaatcttaaaaaaaaaaaaaagataaaagaaagggcTGCTCTGGATCAGGGAATGACCAAACCATGTGGCCAGCTGCAAAAGCCAACAAACACAGAGCTCTGTGGGTTGAGAGTGCAGACAAGCTGATGAATCTCCAGTCTCAGGGTGTCCGGGACTGGTCAGGAAGAGTGAGCAAGAAGGAGAGCGCTCTGCACtgttaagaaaaattatccaTAACTTGGAAATAGGCAAAACGAGGATTGCATGTCCTTTCAACGTCATTCCGGGGCAGCTAAGAGCTATCTAATTCTCTGGGGAAAGTACCTTTGTTTTGCAATTTACTGTTGATTAAGGTCCTGACTTTGTGAAGTTACCTACTAACTTGCAGCTGCGTGTGCAAGTATGTATGTGCGTGTACATGAAGATGAAAGGATTTTAGCCCAGTAGAGAAGCACAGAAGTTATGGTCTTATTGCCCTGTAAGACATTAGCCAGTTTTCTCTCTACCTTAGCAAACGTATTTCAGTATgtcttttccaactacatatacAAATCTGTCTCTCAAGTGCTCCTCAGAGCCAGCTTTACCATTCCTCTGTTCCTCTATTAACgagttaaaaaaatctttgacgtgatgaaaatgatattttgatAGAAACTAGAAGTGAGGGGCTCTGCCATGCTTTGGCAAGGGCCAGAAGCTTTGGGCCAGTCACTGGGCCTCCAAGCCCCATACAGCTCATCTGCCACAGGGAGAAGGTACCCAACTCCCAGGACTGAGGTAGGGTGGGGTGGGAAAATGGACGTGAAAGTACTTTGCACATCATTCACGGGATGCAAAAGTCAGGATTTATTGTTGTGACTCATCAGACTAGGCTTGTCCAGGGCCAGAAGTTCCTGGACTTCTGAGGGCAGCATTCTCCAGGGCTTGCGACGTGGGTCAGGGGAAAAGGCAGCTAGGGGCAGCCCTGACACGAGGCTCCATGCCCAGGAGGTCCCATGCTGATGCTACATTCTCCACTTGCAGTGAGGCCAGGGTTTCCCAGGGGCCGTGGGTCCTGGAGGATAGAGACCATTCAGGACCACTTAGGTAAGTCTGCCCAGGGACATGGAGAGGCTGGGGAACTGGAGAGGGTGTCTGACCAGAAACCAGGGTGGGGGTATTCTAAGGGATGGACAAGAGTCCTCATCTAACACCAGGTCCCTAACTAGTGGCCTCTACAGCCCGGGTTCTTTCAGGACCTCATCATTTTATTCTGCGGGCAGGAGAATGCCCCAGCTCAGTTGACAGCACAGTGGGATCTCTGCCCTTGCTATTGGCATACGAGCatggctacacacacacacagaatgacgTCAGTCAGGGGCCCAATGAGCAATGCAGGCAGCCAAGGCCAGGAACAGCCAACCCTGCACAGAGGACGATGGTACAGAAccaacagagagaaaggaagaggaaaggcattccaggtCCAGGGAATGGCAGGAGCAGAGGCTTGGAGAAGAGAATTAACCTGCAGAATGTTGGGGGGTGATACACCTGAGGAAGATGAGGCAGTTAGACCTGGCCAGGATTAGGCTCATACCTTGAGTGACGTGAAGTCATGGAAGTTAAGAGTCCACTACTGCTGGGGTGATGGCAAAAAAGGAAGTGGGCAAAGGGCCTACAATTGGGTTGTCCCCTGCGGGTCCCATCCTATAAGGGGATGTGGGGAACCCTTTCTCTTTCATTGGTCTCACTTTAGGTTCAGCTCAGTTATTGTCTCTACACGCTGGCCCAGCTTCATGCCCTCCCCAAATGCCTCCAGCTACAGCTGCTCTGCCTTAAAGGCTGGGCTCACAGACGTTCTTCCCATCTGCTCCAgctttcccccacccctccctctcttctgagCTCTCACCTTCTCCAGTCTGAAACCCCCCTTTCAGGAGCTAATGCTCTGGCCTGTCGTCTTCATACAGTTTGTATACTATCCTCCTTCTGGAGTTAcatatttctcctctattttctctttgcccTGATTTCTTCAGTACTTTTTTATTATACTATGGGGTTTTTTGCACGTTGCCTTCAGCCCTCTGCGGATCAAGACAAGTGTGTTGTCCTGGGCTATGTTCTAAGCTTTGTGGACCCCAGTCTGGCAATCACAGCCACATCAGGCCTAGCAAtgggctgggcacacagtaggtgcctaaTTCTTGTCTACTGGTTGGCAATTTAACATCACTTAACACACTGCTAGCCCCGCTCAATTTCTGGCCCATTCACACACAAGCCTGGATATTGAATTCTAGCCCCCTACTCCTTCCACTGACATTGTGACCCACCAGCTCTAGGCAGAGCCCAAGTAATATAAGGGCTCAGACCCCAGCGTTGTCGTTACTCCCTGAGCTTCCTGGACATGTTCACGTCAGAAGTCACAAGACCCGGATGCTTCAACCACGGAGAGAGAAGTTCTAAGCAGCTCCCAAGGCCAGTCTCATAGACTCAGCCACGGCTCAGGGAAGACTCCGGGCGTCTCCCGCTAAAGACCAGCCCAGGGATCACAGTTCTGGCGTCGTCGAGGCCACAGGCCCAGAGGCACCAGGAGGCAGTCTCAGAAGAAACGTCTGCAAGGACCCCGGCCGCGGGAAGCCGGCCTTCTCCCTGAGCAGCCGCCAAGTGCCGCCCTCGATGGCATAGAGCAGCGTGAACATGCGGTTGACGGTATAGACGAGGTCACCGCGCACCACGGCCGTGAAAAGTGCCCCCTTGCTGTTGACGAACTGGCCGGGCAGTGCCGTCCACTGGCCCGTGGCCAGGTTGAGACAGTCGATGGCACAGTGTAGGAAGTCGTCGGAAGGTCCGTTGCGCACCACATAGAGACTGTCGCGGTGGGCCACCATGCAGTGGCCGTAGCTCTGCGGGCGCCGCAGCTCGGCCACCGGCAGCCACGTGTCGGCTCGCACTGAGTACTCCACTACGGCCGTGGTGTCGGCCGGCCGCCACAGGCACACGAAGAGGCGGCCCCGGGCCTGCGCGCAGGGCACGCCTGCAGCCGGCTGCGGCAGGTCGGCCACGAAGCTCCAGCAGCCTGCGGCCGGGTCGTAGCGCTCCACGGAGCTCATGGGCATCCTCTGGAACTCGCCGCCAATGGCGTAGAGGCGGCCGTCGAAGCCGACCAGCGCGGTGTCATAGCGCGGCTGGTGCGGGCTCGGGAACTCGCGCCACGTGCCGCCCTCGGGATCATAGCAGAAGCCCAGCTCCACCACCTCCTTGCTGGCGCCCCGCACGCCGCCCACGATG from Equus asinus isolate D_3611 breed Donkey chromosome 2, EquAss-T2T_v2, whole genome shotgun sequence includes these protein-coding regions:
- the KBTBD13 gene encoding kelch repeat and BTB domain-containing protein 13, coding for MPRGPEAPVQVWVGSQLFQADQALLVEHCGFFRGLFRSGMREARAAEVRLGALSAGGFRTTLQVLRGERPALAADDELLQAVECAAFLQAPALARFLEHSLTSDNCALLCDAAAAFGLRDVFHSAAHFIRDGACELAAELALPEARAYVAALRPSSYVAVSTHTPAPGFLEDASRTMCYLDEEEDSWHTLATLPLEASTLLAGVATLGNKLYIVGGVRGASKEVVELGFCYDPEGGTWREFPSPHQPRYDTALVGFDGRLYAIGGEFQRMPMSSVERYDPAAGCWSFVADLPQPAAGVPCAQARGRLFVCLWRPADTTAVVEYSVRADTWLPVAELRRPQSYGHCMVAHRDSLYVVRNGPSDDFLHCAIDCLNLATGQWTALPGQFVNSKGALFTAVVRGDLVYTVNRMFTLLYAIEGGTWRLLREKAGFPRPGSLQTFLLRLPPGASGPVASTTPEL